The Chitinophagales bacterium genome window below encodes:
- the tsaD gene encoding tRNA (adenosine(37)-N6)-threonylcarbamoyltransferase complex transferase subunit TsaD, whose translation MNSTKAKNITLLAIESSCDDTSAAVVQNGKVLANVIASQAIHTEWGGVVPELASRAHQENIVPVVDSALKKANVKKEEITAIAFTGGPGLLGSLLVGVSFAKSMAFALGVPCVAVHHMKAHVLAHFIDEPKPQFPFLCLTVSGGHTQIVLVKDYTNMEVIGSTIDDAAGEAFDKCAKMFGLTYPGGPLIDKYAQRGNGKAFKFTEPRVGAYNFSFSGLKTAVLYFIEKQQKENPDFVSDNLNDLCASLQYTIVSILMKKLLKAAKDLGINQLAIAGGVSANSLLRKTLKEQEKHGYTTFIPDFQYCVDNAGMIAISGYYQYLANDFVGLDFEPKARWEM comes from the coding sequence ATGAATAGCACGAAAGCAAAGAATATTACTTTACTTGCCATAGAATCATCTTGCGATGACACATCGGCTGCCGTAGTACAAAACGGCAAAGTGCTTGCCAATGTTATAGCCAGCCAAGCTATACACACTGAATGGGGCGGAGTAGTACCTGAATTGGCATCAAGGGCACACCAAGAAAACATAGTGCCGGTGGTAGATAGTGCCTTGAAAAAAGCAAATGTTAAAAAAGAAGAAATAACAGCAATAGCTTTTACGGGCGGACCTGGTTTGTTGGGTTCTTTATTGGTAGGTGTTAGTTTTGCAAAATCTATGGCGTTTGCACTGGGCGTGCCTTGCGTGGCAGTGCACCACATGAAAGCCCACGTCTTGGCTCATTTTATAGATGAACCTAAGCCTCAGTTTCCATTTCTTTGTTTAACGGTATCGGGTGGGCATACGCAGATAGTTTTAGTGAAAGATTATACAAATATGGAGGTAATAGGCAGCACTATAGATGATGCTGCGGGTGAGGCTTTTGATAAATGTGCTAAAATGTTTGGACTTACTTATCCCGGAGGACCATTAATAGATAAATATGCTCAAAGAGGGAATGGTAAAGCATTCAAATTTACAGAACCAAGGGTGGGAGCTTATAATTTTAGTTTTAGTGGTTTAAAAACGGCAGTGCTTTACTTTATAGAAAAGCAACAAAAAGAAAATCCTGATTTTGTAAGTGATAATTTGAATGATTTATGTGCTTCATTGCAATATACCATAGTGTCTATTTTGATGAAAAAATTATTAAAAGCTGCTAAAGATTTAGGCATTAATCAACTGGCTATAGCTGGTGGCGTATCGGCTAATAGTTTACTAAGAAAAACACTAAAAGAACAAGAAAAGCACGGATATACTACTTTTATCCCCGATTTTCAATACTGCGTAGATAATGCCGGCATGATAGCCATAAGTGGTTATTATCAATATTTAGCTAATGACTTTGTAGGTTTAGATTTTGAACCTAAAGCGAGGTGGGAAATGTAA
- a CDS encoding rhodanese-related sulfurtransferase: protein MKLCNQVDKRVLKERIANSNIKRTTISFYKYAKVGNPQVFRDHLYVNFEKLGVLGRIYVAHEGINAQISVPTDNLEAFREFLDTITFLQGVRLNIAVQNADDSFYKLAIKYRPKILADGLEDETFDVTDKGLHLNAVDFNKIIQQDNTVLIDMRNHYETEVGHFKGAITPDVDNFRDSLPFIEDTYLKGNEKKNVVMYCTGGIRCEKASAWFKHLGFDNVYQLEGGIIKYAHQIEEQGLENMFVGKNFVFDERLEERISDDIIANCHTCGEPYDIHTNCANVACNVLFIQCPKCKEKLDNCCSEECKEINALPEEEQRALRKGKKSKRNVFKKGRSEKLIYKK from the coding sequence ATGAAACTGTGTAACCAAGTAGATAAAAGGGTGCTTAAAGAGCGTATAGCTAATAGTAATATAAAACGTACTACTATATCGTTTTATAAATATGCTAAAGTAGGCAACCCCCAAGTTTTTAGAGACCATCTCTATGTTAATTTTGAAAAATTAGGTGTTTTAGGAAGAATTTATGTAGCCCACGAGGGTATAAATGCTCAAATTTCTGTACCAACAGATAATTTGGAAGCATTCAGAGAGTTCCTTGATACTATTACGTTTTTGCAGGGAGTTAGGTTAAATATAGCCGTTCAAAATGCAGATGATTCCTTTTATAAATTAGCCATAAAATATCGCCCTAAAATTTTAGCCGATGGCTTAGAAGATGAAACTTTTGATGTTACGGATAAAGGTTTGCACTTAAATGCTGTAGATTTTAATAAAATTATTCAACAGGATAATACCGTGCTTATAGATATGCGAAACCACTACGAAACAGAGGTGGGGCATTTTAAAGGAGCTATTACGCCCGATGTAGATAATTTTAGAGATTCGCTACCTTTTATAGAAGATACCTATTTAAAAGGCAATGAAAAGAAAAACGTGGTAATGTACTGCACGGGCGGTATCCGATGCGAAAAAGCAAGTGCATGGTTTAAACATTTGGGTTTTGATAATGTTTATCAGTTAGAAGGAGGCATTATTAAATACGCCCACCAAATAGAAGAGCAAGGCTTAGAAAATATGTTTGTTGGCAAAAACTTTGTTTTTGACGAAAGACTTGAAGAAAGAATAAGTGATGATATTATTGCTAACTGCCACACTTGTGGCGAGCCTTACGATATACACACCAATTGTGCTAATGTGGCTTGTAATGTTTTGTTTATTCAGTGCCCTAAATGCAAGGAAAAATTAGATAATTGTTGCTCTGAAGAGTGCAAAGAAATAAATGCACTACCAGAAGAAGAGCAAAGAGCATTACGTAAAGGCAAAAAAAGTAAACGTAATGTTTTTAAAAAAGGCAGAAGCGAGAAGCTGATTTATAAAAAGTAG
- a CDS encoding nucleoid-associated protein: MLNTSEAKINKISIHEIGVKNENEGIKISDNPIEIGDEVLSELLFTYFFKSFKVPEYYKFTFSNGDVNLNPMFNFVRAIFDNPELAHNQSIFIAKHLYEQSSHPNIKAGDLLIAYIEDLVIDEQMYNAIGIFKAESRDSFLQFKHLNKQINLDYEKGVNVEKLDKGCLILNDEESDGFKICIVDKANKNQEAQYWREDFLNVVPKDDDFHNTANFIDLTTSFVKEKLASEYDIEKFEEAGIINRSKEYFKRVDRFEEDEYTDRVFFSNKAIMDDFKMYKNEFEERNNVDLQNEFFVSPEAFKKKSRFMKSIIKLDKNFHIYVHGNHDMIEKDKDEKGTFYKVYYYEES, encoded by the coding sequence ATGCTAAACACATCAGAAGCGAAAATCAATAAAATATCTATACATGAAATAGGTGTAAAAAATGAAAATGAGGGAATAAAAATATCTGATAATCCTATAGAAATAGGAGATGAGGTGTTAAGTGAATTGCTGTTTACGTACTTTTTTAAAAGTTTTAAAGTGCCAGAGTATTACAAATTTACTTTTAGCAATGGCGATGTAAACCTAAACCCCATGTTTAATTTTGTTAGAGCTATTTTTGATAATCCGGAATTGGCACACAATCAATCTATTTTTATAGCGAAGCATTTGTATGAGCAAAGTAGTCACCCAAATATAAAAGCAGGAGATTTATTGATAGCTTATATAGAGGATTTAGTGATAGATGAGCAAATGTATAATGCCATAGGTATTTTTAAGGCAGAAAGCAGAGATAGCTTTTTACAGTTTAAGCACTTAAATAAGCAGATAAATTTAGATTACGAAAAAGGCGTTAATGTAGAAAAGCTGGATAAAGGATGCTTAATATTAAATGACGAAGAAAGCGATGGCTTTAAAATATGTATAGTAGATAAAGCCAATAAAAACCAAGAAGCACAGTACTGGCGAGAAGATTTTTTAAATGTAGTGCCTAAGGATGATGATTTTCATAACACGGCTAATTTTATAGATTTAACCACTTCATTTGTTAAAGAAAAATTGGCAAGCGAATATGATATAGAAAAATTTGAAGAAGCAGGAATTATAAATAGAAGTAAGGAGTATTTTAAGCGTGTTGACCGTTTTGAAGAAGATGAATATACCGATAGAGTTTTTTTTAGCAATAAAGCCATAATGGATGATTTTAAAATGTATAAAAACGAGTTTGAGGAACGCAATAATGTGGACTTGCAAAATGAGTTTTTTGTATCGCCAGAAGCATTTAAAAAGAAATCAAGATTTATGAAAAGCATAATAAAATTAGATAAAAACTTCCATATATACGTACACGGCAACCACGATATGATAGAAAAAGACAAAGACGAAAAAGGCACTTTTTATAAAGTGTATTATTATGAGGAGAGTTAG
- the mraZ gene encoding division/cell wall cluster transcriptional repressor MraZ: MSFLGEYEIKIDNKGRLRLPTALKQQLKPEVKGRFVVNRGFEDCLEIYPFDVWEKVRAKVEKLNQFKKKERQFIRYFLRGATEVVLDSADRLNIPSHLLKYAGIDGDAILTPGKNTLELWNKEKYEAEISMESEDFADLAEDVLGDMDVDINDEKE; the protein is encoded by the coding sequence ATGAGTTTTTTAGGCGAATACGAAATTAAAATTGACAATAAGGGACGCTTGCGTTTGCCTACGGCTTTAAAGCAGCAGCTTAAGCCGGAGGTTAAAGGTCGCTTTGTGGTTAATAGAGGTTTTGAAGATTGTCTTGAAATCTATCCTTTTGATGTATGGGAAAAGGTTCGTGCTAAAGTGGAAAAACTAAATCAGTTTAAAAAGAAAGAACGCCAGTTTATCCGATACTTTTTGCGTGGAGCTACAGAAGTGGTGCTTGATTCTGCCGATAGATTAAATATTCCATCACACTTATTAAAGTATGCCGGTATTGATGGTGATGCTATATTAACGCCAGGCAAAAACACTTTAGAACTTTGGAATAAAGAAAAATATGAGGCAGAAATATCTATGGAGTCTGAAGATTTTGCCGATTTAGCAGAAGATGTGCTTGGAGATATGGATGTAGATATAAATGATGAAAAAGAATAA
- the rsmH gene encoding 16S rRNA (cytosine(1402)-N(4))-methyltransferase RsmH produces the protein MEQQDYHISVLLHECTEALQINPNGKYVDVTFGGGGHSKEILKKLNKGVLYAFDQDKDAVGNLIDNENLVFVGHNFRFLKRFLKYREAIPVNGILADLGISSFQIDEGEKGFSTRFDGPLDMRMNQSAALTAQKILEQYSEDDLVRVFSEYGEVRNSKTLAKEIVNARGRGVKFETTSSFISFLEGLVMGGNPNRYFAQVFQALRIEVNDEMEALKEMLQQAYEVLAEGGILAVITFHSLEDRLVKNFMKTGNFEGERITDEFGVSQKYFKVLTKKPIEASKEELKLNARSRSAKLRVAQKI, from the coding sequence ATGGAGCAACAAGACTATCATATATCGGTATTGCTTCATGAGTGTACAGAGGCTTTGCAAATAAATCCTAACGGAAAATATGTAGATGTAACTTTTGGAGGTGGAGGACATAGTAAAGAAATACTTAAAAAATTAAACAAAGGTGTTTTATATGCTTTTGACCAAGATAAAGATGCTGTAGGAAACTTAATTGATAATGAAAATTTGGTTTTTGTGGGGCATAATTTTAGGTTTTTAAAACGCTTTTTAAAATACCGTGAAGCCATACCTGTAAACGGAATTTTGGCAGATTTGGGAATTAGTTCTTTTCAAATAGATGAAGGCGAGAAAGGTTTTTCTACCCGTTTTGACGGGCCATTAGATATGAGAATGAACCAAAGTGCAGCATTAACCGCACAAAAAATACTGGAACAGTATAGTGAAGATGATTTAGTGCGTGTTTTTTCTGAGTATGGCGAAGTGCGAAACTCAAAAACTTTGGCAAAAGAGATAGTGAACGCAAGAGGTAGGGGCGTAAAGTTTGAAACCACATCTTCTTTTATTTCTTTTTTAGAAGGCTTGGTTATGGGGGGGAATCCTAATAGGTATTTTGCTCAAGTTTTTCAGGCGTTAAGAATAGAAGTTAATGATGAAATGGAAGCTTTGAAAGAGATGTTGCAACAAGCTTACGAAGTTTTAGCCGAAGGAGGAATTTTGGCAGTTATTACTTTTCATTCTTTGGAAGACAGATTGGTAAAAAACTTTATGAAAACGGGAAATTTTGAAGGAGAGAGAATTACTGATGAGTTTGGGGTAAGCCAAAAGTATTTTAAAGTATTAACTAAAAAACCAATAGAAGCAAGTAAAGAAGAACTAAAACTAAATGCAAGATCAAGAAGTGCAAAATTGAGAGTAGCACAAAAGATATAA
- a CDS encoding PASTA domain-containing protein, protein MSINKRKEIMWRMWLAILFPVLAGCAVVFQTFKIQVIEGAEWRDMADSLTVVSRTIEPERGNIYSEDGSLLSTSLPFFEVRIDFKSEPMTDEIFNKNVDSLAYMMSLKIGAKSKDAYKKELIKNRQKGNRYYLVKRNVTYPVLKDMMQWPFFKLGKYKSGMIVLQKNKRITPFGILAERTIGFKRVVPNPSIKDKMDTIRVGIEGGFDEYLAGIEGQMLMQRISGGNYIPLGGNGNIEPQAGYDVTMTIDVNMQDVTEDALLKTLQNVNADNGTAIVMEVKTGKIKAIANLTYRNSINNYIEYYNYAVGANTEPGSTFKLVTMAALIEDGYVKNVLKDTVNIEGGKKKFADRNMRDVHHFKNDVITVKEAFAHSSNVGTAKLTVKAYGKNPDKFYNKLLDFHLDNPVGIEITGETAPTIHPPKDWSLVSLPWMSTGYEMQYSPLQLLTFYNAVANNGKMMKPYLVSSIDELGKPVEKFSPIVIDKHILNEGTISQLKILLESVFEEGSAVNLQAKNFKMAGKTGTARIANAETNYTDKMYQASFAGYFPADDPKYSMIVVINNPKKGYYGGAIAGPVFKEVAEKVYASGIDSHSDIETKPLVADYSIPRLGNLNEKDAEQIYNSLGFSFHSEINSDYGFVKKSNNAMTLASNNLVDGLVPNMVGMDLKDAVYVAEKNGLKVNVAGKGKVISQSLSAGENFIKGQTIRLTLD, encoded by the coding sequence GTGAGTATTAATAAAAGAAAAGAAATAATGTGGCGTATGTGGCTGGCAATACTGTTTCCGGTATTGGCAGGCTGTGCTGTGGTATTTCAAACTTTTAAAATACAAGTTATAGAAGGTGCAGAATGGCGAGATATGGCAGATAGTCTTACAGTGGTATCAAGAACTATAGAGCCGGAAAGAGGAAATATATACTCTGAAGATGGGAGTTTGCTTTCTACCTCTTTGCCGTTTTTTGAGGTGCGTATAGATTTTAAGTCGGAGCCAATGACTGATGAAATTTTTAATAAAAATGTTGATTCTTTGGCTTATATGATGAGTCTTAAAATTGGAGCTAAAAGCAAAGATGCCTACAAAAAGGAGTTAATTAAAAATAGACAAAAAGGCAATAGATATTATTTAGTAAAAAGAAATGTTACTTATCCTGTGCTAAAAGATATGATGCAGTGGCCGTTTTTTAAGTTGGGTAAGTATAAATCGGGCATGATAGTATTGCAAAAAAACAAAAGAATAACACCTTTTGGCATTTTAGCAGAAAGAACTATAGGTTTTAAAAGAGTAGTACCTAATCCAAGTATAAAAGATAAAATGGATACCATTAGAGTGGGCATAGAAGGCGGTTTTGATGAATATTTGGCAGGAATAGAAGGGCAAATGTTGATGCAGCGTATTTCTGGTGGAAATTATATTCCATTGGGTGGAAACGGCAATATAGAACCTCAAGCCGGATATGATGTTACCATGACTATAGATGTTAATATGCAAGATGTTACAGAAGATGCTTTGTTAAAAACATTGCAAAATGTAAATGCAGATAATGGAACGGCTATAGTAATGGAGGTTAAAACGGGCAAAATAAAAGCCATTGCTAATTTGACTTATAGAAATAGTATAAACAATTATATAGAATACTACAATTATGCAGTGGGAGCCAATACAGAACCCGGCTCTACTTTTAAGCTGGTAACTATGGCGGCATTAATAGAAGATGGATATGTAAAAAATGTACTAAAAGATACGGTAAATATAGAGGGCGGAAAAAAGAAATTTGCCGATAGAAATATGAGAGATGTTCATCACTTTAAAAATGATGTAATTACGGTAAAAGAAGCATTTGCTCATTCTTCAAATGTGGGAACGGCAAAATTAACAGTAAAAGCTTATGGTAAAAATCCGGATAAATTTTACAATAAACTGTTAGATTTTCATTTAGATAATCCCGTAGGTATTGAAATTACTGGCGAAACTGCTCCTACAATTCATCCTCCTAAAGATTGGAGTTTGGTATCATTGCCGTGGATGAGCACAGGCTACGAAATGCAGTATTCTCCATTGCAATTATTAACTTTTTATAATGCCGTGGCTAATAATGGAAAAATGATGAAACCTTATTTGGTTTCTTCTATTGATGAGCTGGGAAAACCTGTTGAAAAATTTTCTCCAATAGTAATTGATAAACATATATTAAACGAAGGAACTATCAGTCAGCTAAAAATATTGTTAGAATCTGTTTTTGAAGAAGGCTCGGCTGTAAACCTGCAAGCTAAAAACTTTAAAATGGCGGGCAAAACAGGAACAGCCAGAATAGCAAATGCCGAAACTAATTATACCGATAAAATGTATCAAGCTTCTTTTGCAGGTTATTTTCCGGCAGATGACCCAAAATATTCTATGATAGTGGTAATTAACAATCCTAAAAAAGGATATTATGGAGGAGCAATAGCTGGACCGGTATTTAAAGAAGTGGCAGAAAAAGTGTATGCCAGTGGAATAGATTCTCATTCTGATATAGAAACCAAGCCTTTGGTGGCAGATTATAGCATACCAAGACTGGGAAATCTTAATGAAAAAGATGCAGAACAAATATATAACAGCTTAGGCTTTTCTTTTCATAGCGAAATTAATTCGGACTATGGTTTTGTAAAAAAATCTAATAATGCCATGACCTTAGCTTCAAATAATTTAGTAGATGGCTTAGTACCTAATATGGTAGGTATGGATTTAAAAGATGCGGTTTATGTAGCAGAAAAAAATGGACTAAAAGTAAATGTAGCAGGCAAAGGCAAAGTAATAAGCCAAAGCCTTAGTGCAGGAGAAAATTTTATAAAAGGACAAACAATAAGATTAACATTAGATTGA
- a CDS encoding UDP-N-acetylmuramoyl-L-alanyl-D-glutamate--2,6-diaminopimelate ligase — MKKLKDILLGVSIVDVDGNTNVNVSKLTLDSRAVEKNTVFVAIEGTQVDGHLYINKAIENGASVIVYDKLIEKIVEGVTYVKVKNSSEALGVISSNFYDNPSSKMQLVAITGTNGKTSVATLLYQLFTKMGYACGLLSTVENKIIDKVVKATHTTPNAVAINALLAEMVAAGCSYCFMEASSHAIHQNRMFGLQLAGAVFTNLTHDHLDYHKTFKEYLLAKKALFDNLPKTAFALANADDKNGKIMLQNTVAAKKYYAIKGKADFSARVLESDFSGTMLNINGNELHVKLIGDFNAYNLLAVYGVAKLLNQETTDVLVAMSTLSGAEGRFEYSISKQNNVVGIVDYAHTPDALKKVLETINMLNSKRNNIITVVGCGGDRDKTKRPLMAAISAKLSNKVILTSDNPRTEQASEILADMMKGIGVLEKKKTLVIENRKEAIRTAVMLANEEDIILVAGKGHENYQEINGVRHHFDDKEELLAAFELMCE; from the coding sequence TTGAAAAAATTAAAAGACATATTACTTGGGGTTAGCATTGTAGATGTTGATGGAAATACTAATGTAAATGTATCTAAATTAACTTTAGATTCAAGAGCTGTAGAAAAAAATACCGTTTTTGTTGCCATAGAAGGTACACAAGTAGATGGACATTTATACATAAATAAAGCTATTGAAAACGGAGCAAGTGTTATTGTTTATGATAAATTAATAGAAAAAATTGTAGAAGGAGTAACATACGTAAAAGTTAAAAACTCATCTGAAGCGTTAGGAGTAATTTCTTCCAATTTTTACGACAATCCATCGTCAAAAATGCAGTTAGTGGCCATAACGGGTACTAATGGCAAAACATCGGTAGCCACATTGTTATATCAGTTGTTTACAAAAATGGGTTATGCTTGTGGTTTGCTTTCTACTGTAGAAAATAAAATAATAGACAAAGTAGTAAAAGCTACACATACCACACCTAATGCCGTAGCCATAAATGCACTTTTAGCAGAAATGGTAGCAGCAGGTTGCTCCTATTGTTTTATGGAAGCCAGCTCGCACGCTATTCATCAAAATAGAATGTTTGGTTTGCAATTAGCAGGAGCTGTTTTTACTAATTTAACACACGACCATTTAGATTATCACAAAACTTTTAAAGAGTATTTGTTAGCTAAAAAAGCTTTGTTTGACAATTTACCTAAAACAGCTTTTGCATTAGCTAATGCCGATGATAAAAACGGGAAAATAATGCTGCAAAATACAGTAGCCGCTAAAAAATATTATGCTATAAAAGGCAAAGCCGATTTTTCTGCCAGAGTTTTAGAAAGTGATTTTTCAGGTACAATGTTAAATATTAATGGCAATGAATTGCACGTAAAATTAATAGGCGATTTTAATGCTTACAATTTATTGGCAGTGTATGGCGTAGCAAAATTATTAAACCAAGAAACTACCGATGTGTTGGTGGCTATGAGTACACTTTCCGGAGCCGAGGGTAGATTTGAATATAGCATTTCTAAACAAAATAATGTAGTGGGAATTGTAGATTATGCACATACGCCAGATGCCTTAAAAAAAGTATTGGAAACCATTAATATGCTTAATTCAAAAAGAAACAACATAATAACCGTAGTAGGCTGTGGTGGCGATAGAGATAAAACCAAAAGACCTTTAATGGCTGCTATTTCTGCTAAGTTGAGCAATAAAGTTATACTTACTTCTGATAATCCAAGAACTGAGCAAGCAAGTGAAATATTGGCAGATATGATGAAAGGCATAGGTGTGTTAGAAAAGAAAAAAACCTTGGTAATAGAAAACAGAAAAGAAGCTATAAGAACAGCGGTAATGTTGGCAAATGAAGAAGATATAATATTAGTGGCAGGCAAAGGACATGAAAATTATCAAGAGATAAACGGAGTACGTCATCATTTTGACGACAAAGAAGAACTTTTGGCAGCTTTTGAATTAATGTGTGAATGA
- a CDS encoding four helix bundle protein, which produces MGEKRENIVLNKSIQFSMDIIEFTEQLYEMKRYRLADQIFGSGTSIGANVREAQSAESIKDFIHKMKIAHKEAYEVEYWLLLCKESKYYPFEEKLLKEAEELLKIIGKIIHTSKQNIKRN; this is translated from the coding sequence ATGGGTGAAAAGAGAGAAAATATAGTTTTAAATAAATCAATACAGTTTTCAATGGATATAATTGAATTTACAGAACAACTATATGAAATGAAAAGATATAGACTTGCTGACCAAATCTTTGGAAGTGGAACTTCAATAGGAGCAAATGTTAGGGAAGCTCAGTCTGCTGAGAGTATAAAAGATTTTATTCACAAAATGAAAATAGCACATAAAGAAGCTTATGAAGTTGAATATTGGTTGTTGTTATGTAAGGAAAGTAAATATTATCCATTTGAAGAAAAATTATTGAAAGAAGCTGAAGAATTATTAAAAATTATTGGAAAAATAATTCATACTTCTAAACAAAACATAAAAAGAAATTGA
- a CDS encoding phospho-N-acetylmuramoyl-pentapeptide-transferase, which translates to MLYHIFHTIEQYMHLPGARLFEFLSFRAAMAAILSLVISIIFGDLVINKLRRLQIGETVRDLGLTGQKEKQGTPTMGGILILMAILIPTLLFAKLNNIYIIIMLVATVWMGLIGFLDDYIKVFKKNKEGLKGKFKVVGQVGLGIFVGAVMYFHPDIYVKQEVSQNEATKFPVEQISTITDFEGGERYMAAIDAPITNIPFIKGNEFNYEKILTIINPDWRWLGWIIFIPAVIFIITAVSNGANLTDGIDGLATGSSAIIGVVLFVFTYVSGNIIFANYLDILYIPNAAELTIFVAAFVGACIGFLWQNSYPAKVFMGDTGSLAIGGIIATIAILTRKELLLPLLAGIFLAENLSVILQVSYFKYTKKKYGEGKRIFLMSPLHHHYQKKGYHEAKIVTRFWIIGILLAILSIVTLKIR; encoded by the coding sequence ATGTTATACCATATTTTCCATACAATAGAGCAGTACATGCACCTTCCGGGAGCAAGATTATTTGAATTCTTGTCTTTCAGAGCGGCAATGGCGGCTATTTTGTCTTTAGTTATATCTATAATTTTTGGCGATTTAGTAATAAACAAACTTCGCAGGCTACAAATAGGCGAAACCGTAAGAGATTTGGGTTTAACAGGTCAGAAAGAAAAGCAAGGAACACCTACTATGGGCGGTATTCTTATTTTAATGGCTATTCTTATTCCCACTTTGTTATTTGCCAAACTAAATAATATTTATATTATCATAATGTTAGTAGCCACAGTTTGGATGGGCTTAATAGGTTTTTTAGATGATTACATTAAGGTTTTTAAGAAAAATAAAGAAGGATTAAAAGGCAAATTTAAAGTGGTAGGGCAAGTAGGCTTAGGCATATTTGTGGGAGCAGTTATGTATTTCCACCCCGATATATATGTAAAGCAAGAAGTATCTCAAAATGAAGCTACTAAGTTTCCTGTAGAGCAAATTTCTACCATTACAGATTTTGAAGGAGGAGAAAGATATATGGCAGCCATAGATGCACCTATTACCAATATTCCTTTTATAAAAGGCAATGAGTTTAACTACGAAAAAATACTAACCATTATCAATCCCGATTGGCGTTGGTTGGGTTGGATAATTTTTATTCCTGCGGTTATATTCATTATTACGGCAGTTTCTAATGGAGCTAATTTAACAGACGGAATAGACGGTTTAGCCACAGGTTCATCGGCTATTATTGGAGTAGTATTGTTTGTATTTACTTATGTTTCGGGCAATATTATTTTTGCTAATTATTTAGATATTTTATACATCCCCAATGCGGCAGAGCTTACCATTTTTGTGGCAGCATTTGTAGGGGCGTGTATTGGTTTTTTGTGGCAAAATTCATATCCGGCTAAAGTTTTTATGGGCGATACAGGAAGTTTAGCCATAGGTGGAATTATAGCCACCATAGCTATTTTAACCAGAAAAGAATTGCTATTGCCGTTATTGGCAGGCATATTTTTAGCAGAAAATCTGTCGGTAATACTGCAAGTAAGTTATTTTAAATACACCAAAAAGAAATACGGAGAAGGGAAAAGAATATTCCTAATGTCGCCATTGCATCATCATTACCAAAAGAAAGGGTATCATGAAGCAAAAATTGTAACCCGATTTTGGATAATAGGAATACTACTGGCAATATTAAGTATAGTAACATTAAAAATAAGATAA